The Shewanella sp. MTB7 genome includes a window with the following:
- a CDS encoding efflux RND transporter permease subunit yields the protein MSIIKTSVNRPVTVWMFMFAIILFGMVGFSRLAVKLLPDLSYPTITIRTQYIGAAPVEVEQLVSKPIEEAAGIVKGLRKISSISRSGMSDVVLEFEWGTDMDMASLDVREKLDTIELPLDVKKPLLLRFNPNLDPIVRLALSVPEASDSDLKLMRTYAEEELKRQLESLTGVAAVRLSGGLEQEVHIQLNQQKLTQLNLNADLIRSRIAEENINLSAGKVIQGEKEYLVRTLNQFNSLEELGQIVVYRDQQTLVRLFEVAEIVDAHKERNDVTRIGDQESIELAIYKEGDANTVAVARKVTAELAKLNENNNKTELKVIYDQSEFIESAVSEVTSAALIGSLLSMLVIYLFLRDIIPTLIISISIPFSVIATFNMMYFAGISLNIMSLGGIALAVGLLVDNAIVVLENIDRCKSLGMNKLDAAVTGTKEVSGAIFASTLTTLAVFVPLVFVDGVAGALFSDQALTVTFALLASLLVALTTIPMLASREGFKMLPPLIEKTKKAKPETRVGKLKYYSATVFSFPFILLFSYLPSALLTLALMLTRLLSWFVGLFMRPLSSGFNWVYHKLEIFYHALLALALKFKILTIAIALLVTLGAASLVPKLGMELIPPMNQGEFYVEILLPPGTEVSETDKILRKLALSIKDREDVKHAYSQAGSGGLMTSDTSRGGENWGRLQVVLADHSAFDTVANVLRRTAMRIPELEAKIQHPELFSFKTPLEIELIGYDLAQLKSTADSLVDALSDSDRFADINTSLRDGQPELSIRFDHERLAKLGMDAPTVANRIAQRIGGTVASQYTVRDRKIDILVRSEIEERNQISDIDSMIVNPNSRYPITLSAVADVSLKLGPSAINRISQQRVAIVSANLAYGDLNEAVLAARTILSQQTLPTSIQARFGGQNEEMEHSFQSLQIALVLAVFLVYLVMASQFESLLHPLLILIAVPMAVGGSILGLYITQTHLSVVVFIGLIMLAGIVVNNAIVLVDRINQLRQEGLEKLTAISQAAKSRLRPIIMTTLTTALGLSPMAFGLGDGSEVRAPMAITVIFGLSLSTLLTLVVIPVLYALFDRKEYKVNNVQEQNMSVESVGGQP from the coding sequence ATGTCTATTATAAAAACATCAGTAAACCGACCTGTCACAGTTTGGATGTTCATGTTTGCCATCATTTTATTCGGCATGGTGGGTTTCTCCCGTTTGGCAGTGAAATTACTACCCGATTTAAGTTATCCCACCATCACGATTAGAACACAGTATATCGGTGCTGCACCTGTAGAAGTTGAGCAGTTAGTTTCAAAACCAATTGAAGAAGCCGCTGGTATTGTCAAAGGCTTACGTAAAATCAGCTCCATCTCCCGCTCAGGCATGTCAGATGTTGTGCTTGAGTTTGAATGGGGTACCGACATGGATATGGCAAGCTTAGATGTGCGAGAAAAACTCGACACAATTGAGCTGCCTTTAGATGTAAAAAAACCTTTATTGCTAAGATTTAATCCAAACCTTGATCCCATTGTTCGCTTAGCTCTATCGGTACCTGAAGCCAGTGACAGTGATCTAAAACTGATGAGAACCTATGCCGAAGAGGAGCTAAAACGTCAGCTGGAATCATTGACAGGCGTCGCGGCGGTTCGACTTTCAGGCGGTCTTGAACAAGAAGTTCACATTCAACTTAATCAACAGAAGTTAACTCAACTTAACCTCAATGCCGATCTTATCCGAAGTCGCATAGCAGAAGAAAATATCAATCTCTCCGCCGGTAAGGTGATCCAAGGAGAAAAAGAGTACCTAGTGAGAACACTTAACCAATTTAACTCATTGGAGGAGCTGGGTCAGATAGTCGTTTATCGTGATCAACAAACTTTAGTCAGGCTATTCGAGGTAGCTGAAATTGTCGATGCTCATAAAGAACGTAACGATGTCACTCGTATCGGTGATCAGGAGTCAATTGAACTGGCGATCTACAAAGAGGGAGACGCCAATACAGTAGCTGTAGCACGTAAAGTCACCGCTGAACTTGCAAAATTAAACGAAAATAACAACAAAACAGAACTCAAGGTTATTTACGATCAATCTGAATTTATTGAAAGTGCAGTCAGTGAAGTCACTTCAGCAGCATTGATTGGTAGCCTACTTTCAATGCTCGTCATCTATCTATTTCTAAGGGATATTATCCCGACCTTAATTATCTCAATCTCTATTCCTTTTTCTGTGATTGCCACATTCAACATGATGTACTTTGCCGGTATTAGTTTAAACATCATGTCACTTGGGGGAATTGCACTGGCGGTGGGTTTGTTAGTTGATAATGCCATTGTGGTACTTGAAAACATCGACAGATGTAAATCTCTAGGCATGAACAAGCTTGATGCTGCGGTAACTGGCACTAAAGAGGTCTCTGGCGCTATTTTCGCATCAACATTAACGACTTTAGCTGTATTTGTCCCCCTTGTATTTGTCGATGGTGTTGCTGGAGCCCTATTTTCAGACCAAGCCTTAACCGTCACCTTCGCACTTCTGGCCTCTTTATTAGTTGCACTAACCACTATCCCTATGCTCGCATCACGAGAAGGGTTTAAAATGTTACCACCTCTCATCGAAAAAACTAAAAAAGCTAAGCCTGAAACAAGAGTCGGTAAACTTAAGTATTACAGCGCTACCGTATTCTCCTTTCCCTTCATCTTGCTCTTCAGCTATCTGCCAAGTGCACTACTCACTTTAGCCTTAATGCTAACTCGACTCCTCTCATGGTTTGTGGGTCTATTTATGAGACCTCTTAGTTCAGGCTTCAACTGGGTCTACCATAAGTTAGAGATCTTTTACCATGCTCTATTGGCACTGGCTCTTAAGTTTAAAATCTTGACCATCGCTATCGCCCTATTAGTAACCTTAGGCGCAGCCTCCTTAGTCCCTAAACTCGGTATGGAACTTATCCCTCCGATGAATCAGGGAGAGTTTTATGTAGAGATACTACTTCCACCAGGGACTGAAGTATCAGAAACCGACAAGATCCTGCGTAAGCTAGCGCTGTCGATTAAAGACCGAGAAGATGTAAAACACGCATACAGTCAAGCTGGTAGCGGTGGATTGATGACATCTGATACCTCACGTGGTGGCGAAAACTGGGGCCGTTTACAAGTCGTACTAGCTGATCACAGCGCGTTTGATACGGTTGCAAATGTGCTGCGACGCACTGCCATGCGGATCCCGGAACTGGAAGCAAAAATCCAACATCCTGAGTTATTTAGCTTTAAAACACCTTTAGAGATTGAACTCATCGGTTATGACTTAGCTCAACTTAAGAGTACAGCCGACAGTTTAGTTGATGCTCTGTCAGATTCTGACCGCTTTGCTGATATCAATACCAGCTTAAGAGATGGCCAACCAGAACTCAGCATACGTTTCGATCATGAACGCCTCGCTAAACTGGGTATGGATGCACCAACGGTGGCAAATCGTATCGCCCAGCGCATAGGGGGAACTGTCGCCAGTCAGTATACCGTCAGAGATCGAAAGATAGATATTCTGGTCAGAAGTGAGATTGAAGAGCGGAATCAAATCAGTGATATTGACTCAATGATTGTTAACCCAAACAGTCGTTACCCAATCACATTAAGTGCCGTAGCCGATGTATCACTCAAGTTGGGACCATCGGCTATCAACCGAATCAGTCAACAGCGGGTCGCGATTGTCTCGGCAAACCTTGCTTATGGCGATCTCAATGAAGCTGTACTAGCAGCCAGAACGATATTGAGTCAACAAACCCTGCCGACTTCAATTCAAGCAAGGTTCGGTGGTCAAAATGAGGAAATGGAACACTCATTCCAATCATTACAAATCGCACTAGTGCTTGCTGTTTTCTTGGTCTATCTCGTCATGGCGAGCCAGTTTGAGTCACTGCTTCATCCTTTATTGATCCTTATCGCAGTACCGATGGCGGTTGGCGGTAGTATTTTAGGCCTCTACATCACCCAGACCCATTTAAGTGTGGTGGTGTTTATCGGCTTAATCATGTTGGCCGGTATTGTGGTTAACAACGCGATTGTGCTAGTCGATAGAATCAACCAACTTCGCCAAGAGGGTCTAGAGAAACTCACCGCAATATCACAAGCGGCGAAGTCTCGCTTACGTCCTATCATTATGACCACTTTGACCACGGCCTTAGGCTTGTCTCCCATGGCATTTGGCCTAGGTGATGGTTCCGAGGTGAGAGCTCCGATGGCGATAACAGTTATATTTGGCCTTAGCCTTTCAACCCTGCTAACCCTCGTGGTTATTCCAGTGCTTTATGCCCTCTTTGACCGTAAAGAGTACAAGGTTAACAATGTTCAAGAGCAGAATATGTCCGTCGAAAGTGTGGGAGGTCAGCCATGA
- a CDS encoding efflux RND transporter permease subunit, whose protein sequence is MNLTRLAIKRPVTTSMFFVAILLFGLASSRLLPLEMFPGIDMPQVNIEVPYKGSTPAEVERDITRVLEESLATMSGIEELRSNSSQNGAEIELRMKWGQNVATKSLEAREKIDAVRHLLPKDVERVLIRQFSTADMPVLNLRISSDRELSGAFDLLDKQLKRPLERVEGVSQVTLYGVEQKQIEIRLNADKLSSSNISIQALKRRLQQENFVVSAGILRTGTQVYQVSPKGEFRNLDDINALVLKPGITLGDIANVSFSLPERLDGRHLDQKYAVGLDVFKESGANLVEVSKRVMKVIESAKQDPQFKGVKLFVMEDQAYGVTSSLEDLLTAGLLGALLSFAVLYLFLRNLKMTLVVVTSVPISICMTLATMYLLGYSLNILSMMGLLLAVGMLIDNAVVVTESVLQEKQTQKNSPTSELVDEQVANDNAVLTGVNKVSLAVLAGTLTTAIVFLPNIFGVKVELTIFLEHVAIAICISLAASLLVAKTLLPLMLSKMHFEIEAEQKESKLRSYYQRSLNWILSHPKISGVIALALLASTALPLSFVNQDQSDGEGNNRLYINYQVEGRHSLDVTEAMITKMENYLYGNKEAFQIDSVYSYFSADRGQSTLILNEDIEVDMKALKNIIREGFPKFSIAKPQFGWGNDNNGLRISLTGRSTSELITLSEQVIPLLSSIEGLTDVRSEISGAQQEVIIHIDREMAARLDLKLNEIASNISMALRGTQLRSFRHDPNGELRIELAFEQQWRLSLEKLKQLPVVRIDDRVYTLESLAEITFQPRFDTIRHYDRQTALSIGANLDDLTMEEAQEQITTIMEAVNFPSGYGYSLRGGFQKQDEDEAIMATNMILAIAMIYIVMAALFESLLLPTAIITSILFSITGVFWALLFTGTPMDIMAMIGILILMGIVVNNGIVLVDQINQLSPDLDKLSDTISQVCNSRLRPVLMTVGTTVLGLVPLAMGDTQLGGGGPSYSPMAIAIIGGLTFSTVTSLYLVPLCYQALYRMRFSASVKLGQANRVSRRLLPWAN, encoded by the coding sequence ATGAACTTAACCCGTTTAGCCATTAAAAGACCGGTCACAACCAGTATGTTTTTCGTTGCCATACTGCTCTTTGGCCTCGCTTCCAGTCGTCTATTACCACTGGAGATGTTCCCTGGCATTGATATGCCACAGGTTAATATAGAGGTGCCTTATAAAGGATCAACGCCTGCAGAAGTGGAACGAGATATCACCCGTGTGCTCGAAGAGTCACTCGCGACCATGAGTGGTATTGAGGAGCTTCGTTCAAACTCTTCACAAAATGGAGCAGAGATAGAACTCAGGATGAAATGGGGACAAAATGTTGCCACGAAAAGCCTAGAAGCGAGAGAAAAAATAGACGCTGTGAGGCACCTTTTACCCAAAGATGTTGAGCGAGTCTTAATCCGTCAGTTCTCAACCGCTGACATGCCAGTACTTAACTTAAGAATATCGAGCGATCGTGAGCTATCTGGTGCCTTTGACCTGCTGGATAAACAACTTAAACGTCCCCTCGAACGCGTCGAAGGTGTATCACAAGTAACCTTATACGGTGTTGAGCAAAAGCAGATTGAAATACGGTTAAATGCAGATAAACTCTCGTCGAGCAACATCTCAATTCAAGCGTTAAAACGTCGATTACAACAGGAAAACTTTGTTGTCAGCGCAGGAATATTACGCACTGGAACACAAGTTTATCAGGTGTCCCCTAAAGGCGAATTTAGAAACCTTGATGACATTAACGCACTCGTTCTAAAACCAGGTATTACATTAGGAGATATTGCCAACGTCAGTTTCTCACTACCTGAACGTTTAGATGGTCGCCACTTAGATCAAAAATATGCGGTTGGCCTGGATGTATTTAAAGAGTCCGGAGCCAACTTAGTTGAAGTATCCAAGCGTGTGATGAAAGTGATTGAAAGCGCTAAACAAGATCCGCAATTTAAAGGGGTCAAGTTATTCGTCATGGAAGATCAAGCCTATGGGGTAACATCATCATTAGAAGATCTGTTAACCGCAGGTCTGCTTGGTGCCCTGCTCTCATTTGCCGTGCTCTATCTGTTTCTACGAAATCTAAAAATGACTTTAGTGGTAGTGACTTCTGTACCGATCTCTATCTGCATGACGTTAGCTACTATGTATCTACTGGGTTACAGCTTAAACATCCTTTCTATGATGGGTCTGCTTTTAGCTGTTGGTATGCTCATTGATAATGCCGTTGTCGTGACCGAAAGTGTATTGCAGGAAAAACAAACTCAAAAAAATTCTCCAACATCGGAGTTGGTTGATGAACAAGTTGCAAATGATAATGCAGTATTAACGGGTGTTAATAAGGTTTCACTGGCTGTTTTGGCCGGAACCCTCACTACTGCTATCGTGTTCCTGCCTAATATCTTTGGCGTTAAAGTCGAATTAACCATCTTCTTAGAGCATGTGGCCATCGCCATCTGTATCTCACTAGCAGCATCGCTACTGGTGGCAAAGACGCTATTACCTCTCATGCTAAGCAAAATGCATTTTGAAATAGAAGCGGAACAAAAAGAGAGTAAGCTGCGCAGCTATTACCAACGGAGCCTGAATTGGATTTTATCTCATCCTAAAATCTCTGGGGTTATTGCCCTAGCATTATTAGCATCCACAGCCCTACCCCTTTCTTTCGTTAATCAAGATCAATCTGACGGTGAGGGAAATAATCGCCTTTATATCAACTATCAGGTCGAAGGACGCCATAGCTTAGATGTTACCGAGGCGATGATAACTAAGATGGAAAACTACCTTTACGGAAATAAAGAAGCATTCCAGATCGATTCTGTGTATAGCTATTTTTCTGCCGACCGTGGTCAATCAACCCTTATCCTCAATGAAGATATTGAAGTAGATATGAAGGCACTCAAGAACATCATACGTGAAGGTTTTCCTAAATTCTCCATTGCTAAACCACAGTTTGGCTGGGGTAATGATAACAATGGCCTCAGGATTTCTTTAACCGGACGTTCTACCAGCGAACTCATCACGTTAAGTGAGCAGGTGATCCCTCTGCTCTCCTCTATTGAAGGTCTCACCGATGTGCGATCGGAAATAAGCGGGGCTCAACAAGAGGTGATTATCCATATCGACCGGGAGATGGCTGCACGTCTTGATCTTAAGCTCAATGAGATTGCATCGAACATCTCTATGGCACTGCGTGGCACTCAGCTTAGATCATTTCGCCACGATCCCAATGGTGAACTTCGAATTGAATTGGCATTTGAGCAGCAATGGCGCTTATCTTTGGAAAAACTCAAACAGCTTCCTGTGGTACGTATCGACGATCGGGTTTATACCTTGGAGAGTTTAGCTGAGATAACATTCCAACCTAGGTTCGACACTATCAGGCATTACGACAGACAAACAGCACTCTCTATCGGTGCTAACCTTGATGATCTTACCATGGAGGAAGCACAGGAGCAGATAACAACAATAATGGAAGCTGTCAACTTCCCATCAGGCTATGGCTACTCTCTGCGAGGAGGCTTTCAGAAACAGGATGAAGATGAAGCGATAATGGCAACGAATATGATTCTGGCCATTGCCATGATCTACATCGTCATGGCAGCCCTGTTTGAATCATTGTTATTACCAACGGCCATCATTACATCAATTCTATTTTCCATAACCGGTGTTTTTTGGGCACTGCTGTTTACTGGCACACCGATGGATATTATGGCCATGATTGGTATTTTGATTTTAATGGGGATTGTGGTCAACAACGGCATCGTTCTCGTTGACCAGATAAATCAGCTTTCACCGGATCTGGATAAACTATCAGACACCATCAGTCAGGTGTGTAACTCAC